The following coding sequences are from one Sardina pilchardus chromosome 16, fSarPil1.1, whole genome shotgun sequence window:
- the rasl11a gene encoding ras-like protein family member 11A-like isoform X2 gives MTALIVRFLTKRFIGDYEANTGALYSRKITLDGEQVSLQVQDTPCVALQDDAEGLYCQEQINRSIYWADGYVLAFSITDLSSYRTIQPLYQHVRRIHPSGNIPVILVGNKSDLLRARQVPAHEGEALAAELGGTYFETSARENHEGVHSAFLHLCQEVSRALGGGNGEKRKGGLHLARPKSPNMQELKRRFRQVLSSKVKSATTL, from the exons CTTTAATTGTAAGATTTCTCACCAAACGGTTCATCGGAGATTATGAGGCAAACACGG GAGCCCTCTATTCACGAAAAATCACCTTGGATGGAGAGCAGGTCTCCCTTCAAGTGCAAGACACTCCATGTGTCGCTCTCCAG GATGATGCAGAGGGTCTGTACTGCCAGGAACAGATTAACCGATCCATCTACTGGGCTGACGGCTACGTTTTAGCATTCTCCATCACAGACCTTAGTAGCTACCGCACCATACAGCCCCTGTATCAGCATGTGCGTCGCATCCACCCCAGTGGGAACATCCCCGTGATCCTTGTGGGCAATAAGAGCGACCTGCTGCGTGCCCGCCAGGTGCCCGCTCACGAGGGCGAGGCGCTCGCTGCTGAGCTGGGCGGGACATACTTCGAGACGTCGGCACGGGAGAACCACGAGGGTGTCCATTCGGCGTTTCTGCACCTGTGCCAGGAGGTCAGCCGTGCCCTCGGAGGTGGCAATGGCGAGAAGAGGAAGGGCGGACTTCACCTGGCCAGGCCAAAGTCTCCCAACATGCAAGAGCTTAAGAGGCGGTTCCGGCAAGTTTTGTCCTCAAAGGTGAAGTCTGCCACCACTTTATAA
- the rasl11a gene encoding ras-like protein family member 11A-like isoform X1: MRLDSPRTMSSGSSNFLLVPIPEYPVLDIDPNKNVKIVVLGASNVGKTALIVRFLTKRFIGDYEANTGALYSRKITLDGEQVSLQVQDTPCVALQDDAEGLYCQEQINRSIYWADGYVLAFSITDLSSYRTIQPLYQHVRRIHPSGNIPVILVGNKSDLLRARQVPAHEGEALAAELGGTYFETSARENHEGVHSAFLHLCQEVSRALGGGNGEKRKGGLHLARPKSPNMQELKRRFRQVLSSKVKSATTL; this comes from the exons ATGCGCCTAGACAGTCCCAGAACAATGAGCAGTGGTTCTAGCAACTTTCTGCTAGTTCCCATACCGGAGTATCCCGTTCTGGACATTGATCCAAACAAAAACGTCAAGATTGTCGTGCTCGGCGCAAGTAACGTGGGGAAAACAG CTTTAATTGTAAGATTTCTCACCAAACGGTTCATCGGAGATTATGAGGCAAACACGG GAGCCCTCTATTCACGAAAAATCACCTTGGATGGAGAGCAGGTCTCCCTTCAAGTGCAAGACACTCCATGTGTCGCTCTCCAG GATGATGCAGAGGGTCTGTACTGCCAGGAACAGATTAACCGATCCATCTACTGGGCTGACGGCTACGTTTTAGCATTCTCCATCACAGACCTTAGTAGCTACCGCACCATACAGCCCCTGTATCAGCATGTGCGTCGCATCCACCCCAGTGGGAACATCCCCGTGATCCTTGTGGGCAATAAGAGCGACCTGCTGCGTGCCCGCCAGGTGCCCGCTCACGAGGGCGAGGCGCTCGCTGCTGAGCTGGGCGGGACATACTTCGAGACGTCGGCACGGGAGAACCACGAGGGTGTCCATTCGGCGTTTCTGCACCTGTGCCAGGAGGTCAGCCGTGCCCTCGGAGGTGGCAATGGCGAGAAGAGGAAGGGCGGACTTCACCTGGCCAGGCCAAAGTCTCCCAACATGCAAGAGCTTAAGAGGCGGTTCCGGCAAGTTTTGTCCTCAAAGGTGAAGTCTGCCACCACTTTATAA